In the Hordeum vulgare subsp. vulgare chromosome 7H, MorexV3_pseudomolecules_assembly, whole genome shotgun sequence genome, one interval contains:
- the LOC123412562 gene encoding polyamine oxidase 7-like encodes MKPSFVTAIAALLLIAAQHASIVAAGKGPRVIIVGAGMSGISAGKRLWDAGVRDLLILEATDRVGGRMHKHNFGGLNVEIGANWVEGLNGDKTNPIWPMVNSTLKLRNFYSDFDGVVANVYKESGGLYDEEFVQKRMDRADEVEELGGKFAAKLDPSGRDDISILAMQRLFNHQPNGPTTPVDMALDYYKYDYEFAEPPRVTSLQGTEPTATFADFGDDANFVADQRGFETIIYHIAGQYLRSDKSGNIIDPRVKLNKVVRQISYNDKGVVVTTEDNSAYSADYVMVSTSLGVLQSDLIQFKPQLPAWKIMAIYRFDMAVYTKIFLKFPKKFWPTGPGKQFFVYASSRRGYYGMWQSFEKEYPGANVLLVTVTDVESRRIEQQPDNVTMAEAVGVLRNMFPDRDVPDATDIYVPRWWSNRFFKGSYSNWPIGVNRYEYDQLRAPVGGRVYFTGEHTSEHYNGYVHGAYLAGIHSADILMNKALNNVDFKVRPKYDDELKAEAK; translated from the exons ATGAAGCCCTCGTTCGTCACTGCTATAGCGGCACTACTCTTGATAGCCGCACAGCATGCCTCCATCGTCGCCGCCGGCAAAGGCCCCAGGGTCATCATAGTCGGCGCCGGCATGTCCG GTATCTCGGCGGGGAAGCGGCTGTGGGACGCCGGGGTGAGGGACCTGCTGATCCTGGAGGCGACGGACCGGGTGGGCGGGCGGATGCACAAGCACAACTTCGGCGGCCTCAACGTGGAGATCGGCGCCAACTGGGTGGAGGGCCTCAACGGGGACAAGACCAACCCCATCTGGCCCATGGTCAACTCCACCCTCAAGCTCAGGAACTTCTACTCCGACTTCGACGGCGTCGTcgccaacgtctacaaggagag CGGTGGCCTCTACGACGAGGAGTTCGTGCAGAAGAGAATGGACCGCGCCGACGAGGTGGAAGAGCTGGGCGGCAAGTTCGCCGCGAAGTTGGATCCCAGCGGCCGCGACGACATCTCCATCTTGGCCATGCAGCGCCTCTTCAACCA CCAGCCGAACGGGCCGACGACGCCGGTGGACATGGCGCTGGACTACTACAAGTACGACTACGAGTTTGCCGAGCCGCCGCGCGTCACCAGCCTGCAGGGCACCGAGCCGACGGCCACCTTCGCCGACTTCGGGGACGACGCCAACTTTGTCGCCGATCAGCGCGGATTCGAGACCATCATATATCACATCGCCGGCCAGTACCTGCGTTCTGACAAGTCCGGGAACATCATAGATCCTAGGGTCAAGCTCAACAAG GTGGTGCGGCAGATCTCGTACAATGACAAAGGCGTGGTGGTGACTACAGAGGACAACTCAGCGTACAGCGCAGACTACGTGATGGTGTCCACAAGCTTAGGCGTCCTGCAGAGCGACCTCATACAGTTCAAGCCTCAGCTGCCA GCATGGAAGATCATGGCCATCTACAGGTTCGACATGGCCGTGTACACCAAGATCTTCCTCAAGTTCCCTAAAAAGTTCTGGCCGACGGGCCCCGGGAAGCAGTTCTTCGTCTACGCCAGCTCCAGGAGAGGCTACTACGGGATGTGGCAGTCGTTCGAGAAGGAGTACCCCGGGGCCAACGTGCTGCTGGTGACGGTGACGGACGTGGAGTCGCGGCGGATCGAGCAGCAGCCCGACAACGTGACCATGGCGGAGGCCGTGGGCGTGCTGCGCAACATGTTCCCCGACCGGGACGTCCCCGACGCCACCGATATCTACGTGCCGCGCTGGTGGTCCAACCGATTCTTCAAGGGCTCCTACTCCAACTGGCCCATCGGCGTCAACCGCTACGAGTACGACCAGCTCCGG GCGCCGGTTGGCGGGCGGGTCTACTTCACCGGGGAGCACACCAGCGAGCACTACAATGGCTATGTCCACGGAGCTTATCTTGCAGGTATACACTCCGCGGACATTCTGATGAACAAGGCCCTCAACAACGTCGACTTTAAAGTCCGTCCCAAGTATGACGACGAGCTGAAAgctgag GCTAAATGA